The Nitrospirota bacterium genome contains the following window.
TCATATTTTCCGTAGTAGCCTGGTTCACGGTAGACCCTGAATCGTGCAAAGAGTCTGTCGAGAAGTCTGCTCAATATTGTCTCCTTCCACTCAGGATTCCATTCCCTTCCGGCGGTATCGTCTGTACGATCTTTCTGTCGAACTCCTTTGTAATCCCTTCCATCTTTACAAGGGTACCTTTCAGATTGCCCTTTGTAATCCTGACCCGCGTTGAATTCAGGGGAATAGTGCCGGTCTCTTTTCTGAAAGTTCCCGGCAAAAGGTCAAGGGGATTGGCCCCCCGCCTGCTTGCATATCTCCCATAGGTCCTGTGCCCCTGGCCTATGGGTATGCTTATGGTATCAGGTCTGATACCAGGATAGAGATAGGCAGGGGCCTGCAACTTTCCATAGGGTGATTCCACAAGGACTATATCACCCTCTTTGATCCCCATTTTACCGGCTGTCTCCGGATTGATCTCAACCCATGTCCCCCATACTACAGATGTCATGGGGTCAGGCATCTCCTGAAGCCATGGCAGGTTTGCATGCCTTCCGTCGAGATAGCCTGAATGGGCATATAGGATCAGATAATATGGAAATTCCCTTTCATCCCCGTGGAACATAGAAGGGGAGGAGGATACGTGGTTCATTACATTGTCTGCTCTGAGATGTAGGGGTTTTGGTTTTCCCTGCCCCCACCATCCCCCCTCTGTCAATACCCTGTTCCAGAAGTCTTCAAAGGCAGGTTCTCTGAAACTTCTCTGCCCCTGTTTTTCATATATCCCTTTCCATGAGTACATCAGAAAATCCCTGAAATTATTCCATGGCATTCTATCCTGCAGTCCATTCCCCAACATCTTCGCGATAGAGAGGAAGATATCTCCGGCGTTATTGGTAGCATATAAAGGGGATACAGCCGGCTGCATGATCGTTGCGGTATGAAGGCCTGCTGCAGGTTCGGTAAAATCATCCCCCCAGTCTTCAAGGCAGGTATGTGTGGGGAGGATAAGGTCAGCATTTGCCGTTGTTTCATCCATAAAAGATGACATGCTTACAATGAATGGGATATGGTCAAGTGCCTCACGGACTTTAGTGTCAGCGGGTAGAGTAAAGGCCGGGTTTGTGTTATAGACGATCGCTGTATCTACATTCCCTGCCAGTGCATCCTGAATGAATGTATCTATATCCTTAACAGGTTGTAGCCTCTTGATGGGTGATTCAGTGTTTGGAATGATTCCGCCTGTTTTTTCTATGTTATCAGCCAGGTGATTAAGGATGTTAATGGCGACTATATGATTTACGCCATCCGTATAGGATGCTATATTTTCTCCTCCGATAGCAAGGCTGGGCCTTGTTACTGCAAATTCCTTTGCAAGTGTCCGGATCCTTTCGCTGCCTGTATTCGCCAGTCCGGATATTTTCTCAGGCTTAAATGGGCTTAATATGTTTTTCCACCCGTTGATGTCTCCACCTTTGTAGAGACCTGTTTCAAGGATTGTATAGGCCATCCCAAGGGCAAGGATACCTTCTGTCCCTGGTCTGACCGGGACCCACTCATCTGCGTTTGCTCCTGATATGGAGAGGCGGGGCTCGATCTGTATGACGCGGCCCCTTACAGGAGGCCTCCCCTGTCTCATCCTTCCGTAACCAAGGCTGTGATTGACAGGTGAAATCCAGGTGTTCAGGAAGTCAGCCCCAAAGGACAAGAGGAGGTTTGTATTCCCGATATCATAATAGGGTAGCGTATTCATCCCCATACTGATTTTATTGGCAAGTATAAGTTCCTTGTGCTGGAAGAGGTCGTACTGCATATAATTCGATGAGCCGAAATGGGTCATGAACATCTCAAACAGACGATTCATATGACCCCTGGAAGCAGAAGATAGAAGATATAGCCTTTCTGTTTTATTTGCCCTTTTCATCATAGCGAGTCTTTCAGAAAGCAGTGATAATGATCTTTCCCATGTGATTTCCTGAAATTCTTCATTCCCCCTCTTGCCTTTTCTGATTAGAGGTGTTTGTATCCTGTCGGGATTGTAGAGCGCCTGCAGCCCTGCCTGTCCCCTTACACAAAGGCGTCCCTGGTTAACAGGGTGATGTGGGTTTCCTTCTATCTTTTTTGCCCGGCCTTCCATTACCCTGACCATGATGCCGCAGCCTGAGTTACATTGGGTGCAGAGGCTTGAGTACCAGTCGGCAACACCGGGGATGATGTCTTCAGGAGGCACGACGTACGGGATGAGGTGTGCAGCAGGGTTTTTTGTTGACTCTCCCAGCATAAAACCAAGGCCTGTCCCGATTCCACCAAGGCCAACTATCTTTAGAAAATCGCGTCTCTTAAGCACTTCATTCCCCCTGAACGCTATTTATGACAGGTCCAGCAGTCCCTTCCGTTCTTTACATTATATGATGTATGGCAGCCTATACACCACCCCATCTTGAGAGAGGATACGCGCGTGACAACATCCATCTCAGGGATATTGCCGTGGCATAAATTACACTGTACCCCTCCCCTGATATGTCTCTTATGTGGAAAGGTGACGAAATCAGGCAGATTGTGTACCTTGATCCACGGTATCGGTTCCTGGCGCTCCCAGTAGCCGTTTAACTTCACGACCTCAGGTGCCTCCCTCTTGATGATTTTGTGGCATCCGATACATTTTTGAACACTGGGGACACCTGCGACTGCGGACCTTTCTGCATAAATATGACAATCGAGACATGGGATACCGTTATCACCGGCATGAATCCTGTGACTGAATGCTATTGGTTGAGCAGGGTGGTTATCTGAGAACCAGACCGTGTTTATCATGTAACCGGATATAAAAGTTGTGACAAAGATAAAGGCGAACAGAAGTAACTTCCACATAGCAGCGAGAAGAATGTTGTTATACCGCTATAAATCGAATAAGCAAAGAATGATATTCAGATACGGGATGACTTATTATTACTAATGATGTCTATGCAGTTCGAATTCAGCATATTACGTGAAGCAGTCAAAGTCAAGCTAATAACCTTCAGGCCGTCATTGGTTTCGAAGGCACGATTGATTATTTCAAGGATACGGTATTTAACTATCCTACCCTTAGTGATGCCTGCAAGGATGCGGCACTGAATGGCCTGAACAGGTTGTGATATCAGATCAGATTTGTTCCTTCCACACCTTCGGTCTCTTGTTAGCCTCTAATATCTTTTTTCTGAGCCGGATTGAGAGAGGGGTTACTTCCACAAGCTCGTCTTCTTTAATGAACTCTAATGCCTGCTCAAG
Protein-coding sequences here:
- a CDS encoding molybdopterin-dependent oxidoreductase, whose translation is MLKRRDFLKIVGLGGIGTGLGFMLGESTKNPAAHLIPYVVPPEDIIPGVADWYSSLCTQCNSGCGIMVRVMEGRAKKIEGNPHHPVNQGRLCVRGQAGLQALYNPDRIQTPLIRKGKRGNEEFQEITWERSLSLLSERLAMMKRANKTERLYLLSSASRGHMNRLFEMFMTHFGSSNYMQYDLFQHKELILANKISMGMNTLPYYDIGNTNLLLSFGADFLNTWISPVNHSLGYGRMRQGRPPVRGRVIQIEPRLSISGANADEWVPVRPGTEGILALGMAYTILETGLYKGGDINGWKNILSPFKPEKISGLANTGSERIRTLAKEFAVTRPSLAIGGENIASYTDGVNHIVAINILNHLADNIEKTGGIIPNTESPIKRLQPVKDIDTFIQDALAGNVDTAIVYNTNPAFTLPADTKVREALDHIPFIVSMSSFMDETTANADLILPTHTCLEDWGDDFTEPAAGLHTATIMQPAVSPLYATNNAGDIFLSIAKMLGNGLQDRMPWNNFRDFLMYSWKGIYEKQGQRSFREPAFEDFWNRVLTEGGWWGQGKPKPLHLRADNVMNHVSSSPSMFHGDEREFPYYLILYAHSGYLDGRHANLPWLQEMPDPMTSVVWGTWVEINPETAGKMGIKEGDIVLVESPYGKLQAPAYLYPGIRPDTISIPIGQGHRTYGRYASRRGANPLDLLPGTFRKETGTIPLNSTRVRITKGNLKGTLVKMEGITKEFDRKIVQTIPPEGNGILSGRRQY
- a CDS encoding cytochrome c3 family protein; the encoded protein is MWKLLLFAFIFVTTFISGYMINTVWFSDNHPAQPIAFSHRIHAGDNGIPCLDCHIYAERSAVAGVPSVQKCIGCHKIIKREAPEVVKLNGYWERQEPIPWIKVHNLPDFVTFPHKRHIRGGVQCNLCHGNIPEMDVVTRVSSLKMGWCIGCHTSYNVKNGRDCWTCHK